In the Sphingobacterium sp. PCS056 genome, GTAAGCGAAGATTCAATTCAAGAAATTTAGAATTCAAGGATTTAATCTCGACACTGTACTTAACTTTTCCATTGTCTTTTACAGCGGTGCCGTATCCTGTCATTGATTTTATCATATGCAAAGGTAAGAAACATTCCAATAATGTATAATATCAAGACTATAAATTGATTAATTTACCAATCATGCTTAGCAATAATGACGCATAAATAGCTTTTTTGATTACCTTTCTTACCTACCGTGACATAGCCAATACCAATATCGTATAAAGATGCATTCCACTGATCCATGCCCAATAAGTGCTTTCGATGATGATATCCTGGTGCTTCCTTCCCGATGATGAGTCCCTTGATTCCCTCACTCGCAGTCGGCCAATTCCAAGCAATGGATTCAAAATTATTTGCTTTTTTATTTTTCAGCCAACTTGCATTTAATTCATAACCTGACTTTTGAATGTAATGATTGGGACCTATTCCGTCCGGATTAACATGGTCAAAATAATTTCTTTTGGCCATATCTTCGGCACGATCTTCAGCAACAGCCGCTAGTTTTTTATTCCAATTCAATGGTTTTCTTGTCACCTTATCCAAATTGAATAAACCGAGTTTCTTTTTATAACGTTCGGGATGCAGACGGATATCATTTAGAAGTTCAAATGCTGCTTTAGCCTGTTTTTTTTCAACTCGAACTTGCGCAGATGAACATGTAAACACGAAACTGAGAAAGATAAAAAGTAGATTCTTCATACACATATTTAGATAAAGCAGACTCCAAAAATAATAATTGGTTTAGGCCTTTCTTGATTTTTTTGTGTTCAGTACCTGTATAAGCATGGGAAACAGGCTGATAAAAATAATGACAAGTACGACGATCGAAAAATGGTTTTTAAAGAATGAGAGTTGACCAAAGAAATATCCTGCGAATAGAAATAAGGTTACCCAGAGAAAACCTCCAAGCATGTTATAAGTTCCAAATTGACGGTAGGGCATCTTACTTATCCCCGCAACAAATGGGGCAAATGTGCGCACAATGGGTACAAATCGTGCATAGATAATTGTTTTGGAACCGTGCTTTAAATAGAAGGATTGGGTGCGGTCCAAATATTGGGGTTTAAAAATGTTAGATCCAGTTCTGAATACGCGCTGTCCTAAATATTTTCCGATTTCATAATTGACAAAATCACCAAGAACAGCTGCAGATACTAAAACAAACCAAAATAAAAGTAATGATAACCCGCTCTCAGGAATAGCAATGATAGCCCCTAGAGCAAATAAGACAGAGTCTCCCGGCAAAAATGGAGCAACCACTAATCCTGTTTCTGCAAATACAATTAAAAATAAAAGGAGATAAGTCCATCCTTCATACTCATGCACGATCTGCACCAAGTGTCTATCGATATGTAAAATAAAATCAACAATATTGGTCATGATCTCCATACATCGAGTTCTTTTGAATAAACGGCTAGGTATCTACTACAGTATCTTTCTATCCAATAATTGATCCGTTGCTACTCAGATCATAATTGACTATATAAAAAAAGGAAGCTTTTAAGCTTCCTTTTTCTTTTTAAATTTTTCTTTTACGACTTCAAAGACAATCGGCAATATGGATAATAGAATAATCAATAAGACCACTTTTGAAAAATTATCTCTAATAATCGGTATGTTTCCTAAGAAATAACCCGCTAACGTAATTCCAACTACCCAAAGAACTGCGCCAATAACATTATAGGTTATAAAAGTACCATAATGCATTCTGCCAATACCTCCGACAAATGGTGCTAAAGTTCTTACAATAGGAACAAAGCGCGCAATGACAATTGTCTTGCTTCCATATTTCTCATAGAATGCATGAGTTTTCTGAATCTGCTCGTCCTTAATGACTTGTTTTCCAAAAAGTTTAAACTTGGTCATCTGCATACCAAAACGTTTCCCAATCGAGTAATTAAGCGAATCTCCCGATATCGCAGCTACCAGTAGGATGACGATCATCAACCAAACATTCAATTCGTTGGGCTGAGCTGCAAGCATACCGGATGCAAAAAGTAAGGAATCTCCTGGTAAAAATGGCATTACCACTACTCCTGTTTCGACAAAAATAATCAAAAACAAAATGAGGTAAGTCCAAGTTTTATAATCATTTACAATTTCTAGTAAATGTTTATCAATATGCAGAATAAAATCAATGATATGCGTGATAACTTCCAAAGCAGTCTGAATTAACCTATGTTATTTAACATAACCGGCATAACCAGCATTAAAATATCTTCATTTTCTTCTGCTACTGCTGGAATTAATAATCCGGCACGGTTTGCTGTACTCATTTCGATCACAACTTCCTCACTTGCCAAATTATTCAACATCTCTACTAAAAATTTAGCGTTGAACCCTATCTCCATATCTTCTCCTTCAAACTGACAGCCTAAACGTTCATGAGCTTCATTAGAAAAATCTAAATCTTCTGCTGAGATATTTAATTCGCTACCAGATATTTTCAAACGTACCTGATGTGTCGTCTTATTGGCAAAAATAACAACACGACGTAGCGTATTTAAGAATAATAAACGATCAACAGTTAATTTATTTGGATTGACTTGTGGAATCACAGCTTCATAATCTGGGTAACGCTCGTCAATCAAACGACAAATTAAATTAATGTTACCAAAACTGAAGAATGCATTGGTTGAATTGTATTCAATTGATACATTAATATCTTCAGAAGGTAAAGAAGATTTCAGTAAGGATAATGCTTTTTTTGGAAGGATCAACGACGCTGGCTTTTCAACACCTATATCAGATCTTCTATAACGGACCAATTTATGTGCATCTGTCGATACAAATGTAATTGCTTTGTCTCCCAATTGAACTAAAACACCTGACATCGCTGGTCTCAATTCGTCGTTACTGACAGCAAAGATGGTTTTGCTGATTGCTTCTGCCAATATCGGAGCAGGCATGTTTACGGTATGAGCATTATCAATTACAGGTATCTTAGGGAAATCCTCAGGATTTTCACCACTCAATTTATATTTACCATCACCAGCACTGATTTCAATGGCTAATGTGTTGTTGTCAACAAAAAAGGCAACGGGCTGATCGGGTAGGGTTTTTAAAGTCTCGATTAAAATTTTAGAAGGCATCGCTACTTTTCCTTCTTCTTTAGCCTCAATTTGCAATGACGTAACCATACTTGTTTGCAAATCTGTTGCAGAAATCGTTAACGTATTGTCTTTTATTTCAAAAAGAAAGTTCTCTAATATGGGTAGAACTGTACTACTACTTGAAGCGCCATTAATAGCTTGAAGTTGTTTTAATAAAATCGATGTGGATACTATAAATCTCATTTCCTAAAATTATGAATTATATCTGCAATAATACGCAAAAGAATCTACATTTTTTAATCAGCGGTATGCAAATCACGTAATAGTGGCTTTCAAAACAAAATCAATATTGAAGACACTAAATCATTGGATTTCAATAAAATTAATGTCATTTAAGCCAATTATATTTTGTTTATAAATAAATGCTGTCTATTATTTATTACATTTGTATAGACTAGCAGTAGTATATGCAATTTAAAGAAATAATTGGACATGATTTAGTTAAAGCACATCTGATCAGCACAGTTCGTGATAACCGTGTTAGTCATGCTCAACTATTTCTTGGTCCAGAAGGATCTGGTTCTTTGCCTTTGGCTTTGGCTTATGCGCAATTAATCAATTGCGAAAATAAATTAGAGGATGATAGTTGTGGTCAATGTGCTTCTTGTCGAAAATACAGTAAGCTTATTCACCCTGATTTACATTTTTCATATCCTTTCATTGCCAAACACAAAGATGATCATGCTGCTACATTTATGGACAATTGGCGTAAGGCGTTTTTTAATAATCCATATTTGGGTTTAGAAAATTGGCGACAACAACTTGATGCAGAAAATAAGCAAGTTAATATCAATATTGCGGAGGCACATGAAATCATTAAAAAACTAAGTCTCAAGTCTTTTGAAGCTGAATATAAGGTCCTCATCATGTGGCTTCCTGAATATTTAGAAAAAGAAGGCAATGCTTTATTAAAACTGATTGAAGAACCACCTGAAAAAACATTATTTCTGTTGGTTGCTGAGAATCAAGAAAAAATATTAAATACCATTATTTCAAGAACGCAGCTTGTCAAAATCAATAAGTTGAGCCATCAGGCTATTACTTCTTATTTAATTGAAAGTAAACATCTTGAAGAATCAGAAGCGAGAGAGATTGCTTTTATAGCGGACGGCAACGTTCAAGAGGCTATAAATATGATTGATCTACATACCAATAATCATTTTGACCTTTTAGTGAGATGGTTACGTTTGGTCGTACAAGATTCGGGTTTAAATATCATTAGCATTTGCGAGGATGAATTAGCTAAATTGGGTCGAGAGAATCAAAAAACATTTTTGATGTATGCCATTAATATCATGCGTCAAATTGTTTTAATTAAACAAGACCTATCCAGTTTGGTTTTCCTTCCTTCGCATGAACTTGATTTTGTCAACAAGTTTGCTACTCATTATACCCTTGAACAAATTGAAGAGACAATCAACTTGTTTGAAACGACACATTATAGTGTAGAAAGAAATGCAAATCCTAAAATATTATTTTTAGATTTATCTTTGCAATTAGTATTAATGTTTAAATACAAAACGTTTCCGAAAGGAACTCAATATATATAGAAAACTATGGGATGTGGCAGTTGCTCATCCGGCGGAGGTTGTGGAAGTACGACGACAGTGGGCGGTACTCCAGCAGGTTGCCAAAATAATGGCTCTTGCATGACTAGCGGATGTAATAAATTAGATGTATATGACTGGCTATCTGATATGGATATGCCATCCAACTATAAACCTTTTGACATTGTAGAAGTTCGATTTAAGGGATCGAGAAAGGATTTCTTTATCAATTCTGACAATTTATATTTAGAAATTGGTGAAATGGTTGCTGTAGAACCTACTACAGGCGGATATGACATTGGACATGTTTCTCTAACAGGAGAGCTGGTTCGCTTACAATTGAAGAAAAACAATGTAAGTTTAGAAAGTGTTACCAAGAAAATTTATCGTAAACCTACAGAGCTAGATGTTGAAAAATTCAACATCGCAAAGGATTTGGAATGGGAGACTATGCATAAAGCTAGAAATCTGGCTTTAGAATTGGGTCTTTCTATGAAAATATCGGATGTAGATTATCAAGGTGATAAAACCAAGGCTACTTTCTATTATACGGCAGAGGGCCGTGTCGATTTCCGTGAACTGATCAAAAGAATGGCTGAATCATTCCGGATCCGGATTGAAATGCGTCAAATAGGTATGAGACAGGAAGCAAGTCGCCTCGGTGGAATTGGTTCTTGTGGTCGAGAATTGTGCTGTTCAACCTGGTTGACAGATTTCAAAACAGTCTCCACTTCGGCAGCAAGATATCAAAATCTATCGCTGAATACCTTAAAATTAGCCGGTCAATGTGGTAAATTAAAATGCTGCTTAAACTACGAACTGGATAGTTATATGGATGCCTTAAAAGACATTCCAAATAATATAGACCGCATCGAAACAACGAAAGGTAATGCATATTTGCAAAAAACCGATATTTTCAAAAAAATGATGTGGTTCTCTTATCCGGGAGCTGAAAGCTGGATTGCACTACCAGTTGATCATGTTAAAGAATTGATCGAAAAAAATAAACAGGGAATCAAAGTGGAAGAATTGGTCACTACTATCGAAGTTGAGATCAAAGAAGAAAAAATTATTAATTACGATTACGAAAATGTAGTAGGTCAAGATAGCCTAACGCGTCTGGACGAAAAAAATAAAAGAAAACGTAATAATAAAAGTAAAGCTAAGCCCAATAATAGAGCTAGAGGTTCTTCCGACCAAACGGTAAAGGCAGCGGTAGTAAAAACCGAGAAACCACAACAGAAGCAAGATAAAGCTCCAAAAGTAGTTGCTACAGATAAAAATACGTCAGCGACTCAAAGTAAAGAGGGGGCAACAAATAGACCCAAAAGAAGATTCAATAAGAATCGAAATAACAGAAATAAGGGAAATAATTCTGCTCCTTCGGCAGAGTAATAAGTTTATGATAGTAGTTGGCGAGCATCATGATGCTCGCCAACTTAATATACTCAAATGAGCATGAAAACATATACTTTTCTAATGAGTTGTATCCTATTATCACTATTTGTGTCATGTGATTCCAGTACAATTATAGATGAAAATGTAAGCATTCCTAAAAGAGCGTGGGATCATACTAATAGACCAACCTTTAAAGTTCATATCACCGATATTTCTAAAAAGTATGATGTTTTGTTAAATGTTCGACATACCGCAAATTATCCCTATGCTAATCTTTTTATTTTGGTGTATGAGAAAGGACCTCGTACAAAGGAATATATTTTTAGAAAAGAGCTTAAATTAGCTCAATTAGATGGCAAATGGACAGGAAAAAGTGCAGGATCTCTCTATACACAGCAAAGTCTTATCCATCAAGATTATGTATTTCCTGATACTGGAGTATATCACTTCAGTTTTGAACAAAACATGCGCGACAATCCCTTATTGGAAATCTCTGATGTAGGCTTGAATATTACAGGTAATTGATCATGAAGGTCTTCCGTTTACTTTTATTTCCTTTCTCCATACTCTATGGACTTGTGATCTGGATTAGAAATAGATTATTTGATCTGCAGATATTGAAATCTAAATCTTATCCGATTACGACAATTGTGGTCGGTAATCTTGCCGTTGGAGGAACAGGAAAAAGTCCAATGACCGAATTTATTGTCAAACTGCTTCAAAATAAACGTCAGATCGCCACTTTAAGCCGAGGATATGGCCGCAAAACTAAAGGTTTTAAATATGTTGAGGTATCCTCAATGGCTGATGAAGTTGGTGACGAACCTCTCCAATTTAAAAATAAATTTCCAGACCTTACAGTAGCTGTTTGTGAAGATCGATGTCATGGTGTGGAAACATTAATGGATAAACATGATGTCATTGTACTGGATGATGCTTTTCAACACCGCAGATTGAGACCTAAGTTTTCGATCCTCTTATTTGAGTTTACCTCTTGTCTGCATCCTATGTTTGTATTGCCCATGGGCAATTTTAGAGATCTTCCAGGAGAATCCAGTAGGGCTAACCTTATTGTGGTCACTAAGACGCCATCAAATGCTACTCCTGATCAAAAAGAACGCATCAAAAAAACTTTAAGTAAAAAGAGTGGAACTACATCGGTCTTCTTTACTTCTATTGTCTATGGCAATGCTATTCCGATAACCAAACAATCCATTCAAATAAGCAGCAATACGGCTGTTTTGTTGATCACTGGTATAGCGAATCCACTACCGTTAATAAAGTACCTTAAACCTCTTGTAAAGGATGTTGAGCAACTGTCCTATTCCGATCACTATGCTTTTAAATTAAGTGATATCTTAATTTTTAAACAGCGATTCGAAGAAATGGCAAATGACAATAAAATAATCATAACAACAGAAAAAGATGCTCAGCGACTACGCAATCCTGAATTTTTAAACGTCTTACGTGATCTCCCAATCGCCTACATTCCCATCGAAATTGCTTTTGAAGATGAGCATAAACAACTGTCATTTGAAAAAAATATTCTATCTATCTGTGACATAAGTGTTAATGAATCTTAAATTTTAATAATCTCTAAACTTTGCTATTTAATTTTTGTCTTTTTACTAGTTGTCGTTAAGTGGACGGCAGCACGGATCAATAATAAAAAAGATATGAAAAATTTAAAATTAGCTTTATTTGGCATGATGGCGCTTTTTGCTACAGCAGCTGTAGCACAAGAAAAACAAAATAATCCGGGATGGCAAAGAACACCTGAAGATCAAGCAAAGAATACGGTAGAACGATTGGATAAACAATTAAAACTATCACAGAACCAAAAAGACTCCATCTATGTATACGCGCTAGATCTGTCTAAAAAACAACAAGACCTATTCAAAAATACGGATGATCGTAAAGCAGCTTTTGAAAAAATTCAGCCGTTGAGACAGACCACAGATGCAAAAATTAAATCTTTCTTAACTCCTGAACAAAGCAAATCTTATGATATACTGCAAAAAGAAATGCAAGAACGCAGACAGCAAAGACAAAAATAGCATGGAAATAGATTATTGGTATTCAGCATGCAGTAAAATAGCTATTAACAATAACGATCTAAATATGAGATAGTTAATTCATATTTTTTGTTAAAAATTTGTTAAAGTAACATATTTGATACAATAATTGGCGGTGATTGGGAGTTTTAGTTGTAGAATTTTAGTTATTGAATATTTACATTAAAACATAGCAATCATGAAAAAATTATTTTTAACAGGAATCGGATTCTTCTTAGCATTGAGTTTAACATTTGCACAACAAGTGACTCCAGAAGAACATGCTACTCAAGTAACAACCGAATTGACTCAAAAATTAAGTTTGACAGATGAGCAAAAAACTGCGGCTTATACCATTACGTTAGATCAAGCAAAAGCTGAATCTGCTTTATTGGGTGACACCACAGCAACGAAAGAAGTTTTGGTAGAACAAATCAATAAATTGCAAGCTGAGGCTGATGTAAAGGTAAATGCCTTATTGACAGAAGACCAAAAAGAATTATTCAAAAAGGTAGTGGAAGAAAGACCTGCTAAGGTAATACCAGAAGTAGCTCCTCAGCCCGTGAAAGAAGAAAAGAAAGAGAACACTGAAGAGACCAACACCACACTATAGTCATTAAGAACTTGTTCATAAACATTATCCATTTGGATAAAAAAAAGGGATTCTGATTAGAATCCCTTTTTTATTTGCGCTGCTGTAAGTGATATTAAGCTTTAAGCTTTTTCATGATATCATTTACATATGTTTTAAATTTCTTATCGGTTTCGATTAGATCTTCTACGGTCTGACATGCATAAATAACGGTAGAGTGATCTCTTCCTCCAAAGAAAGAACCGATCGTTTTTAAGGATGATTTGGTATGATTCTTGGCCAAATACATCGATATCTGTCTTGCCTGTACAATTTCCCTTTTACGGACTTTAGATTTAACCATTTCCACAGGAACTTCAAAATACTCACAAACAAGTTTTTGAATGAATTCCATTGATATTTCTTTATGGGTGTTCTTAACAAAATTCTTAAGCATTGATTTAGCTAAATTTAAATCAATCTCTTTTTTGTTTAATGTTGATTGTGCCAATAAAGAAACCATAGCTCCTTCTAACTCACGAACACTATTGTCAATCTGATTAGCAACATATTCTACTACATTTTCAGGTAATTCAATACCATCAGAATACATTTTCTTTTTCAAAATTGCCATTCTTGTTTCCAAATCTGGAATCTGAATATCTGCAGATAAACCCCATTTGAAACGGCTTAATAAACGTTCTTCTAATCCTGCTAAATCTTTAGGAGCTTTATCAGATGTTAAGATGACTTGTTTTCCTGACTGATGTAAATGATTGAATATATGGAAGAATATATCCTGCGTTTTTTCTTTACCGGCAAAATTATGTACATCATCCATAATGATGACATCCATTGCTTGATAAAAATTGACAAAATCGTTAATCGTATTATTTTTTAGTGAGTCTACAAACTGTTGACAAAATTTCTCACAAGAAACGTAGATGACCAGTTTATCCGGTAAGTTTCTTTTGATTTCATTTCCGATTGCTTGCGCTAAGTGTGTTTTCCCTAATCCTACTGCACCATAAATCATCAATGGATTGAATGATGTGCCACCTGGTTTATTTGCTACAGCAAAGCCTGCAGAACGTGCAAGACGATTACACTCTCCCTCAATGAAATTATCAAAAGTATAATTTTGATTCAATTGTGGGTCAACTTGCAATTTTTTTAGTCCAGGAATTACAAATGGATTTTTGATGTCCTTATTTAAAGATACAGGTACAGGAATAGATTGTTTCTTACCTTCTGCTCCATTGCCGTTAGATGGGATATTAGTCGTATAAGGAATAGATGCTGAAGACTTCTCTACCACAATATTGTATTCCAACCTACCTTGTTCTCCTAAGAACTTTTTTACTGTCTTACGCAAGATGCCAACATAGTGTTCTTCTAACCACTCGTAAAAAAATAAACTAGGTACTTGAATAGTCAAAACGTCACCCTCCAAACGTACTGCTTTCACAGGCTCAAACCAGGTTTTAAAACTTTGCGCTGGTATATTGTCTTTGATTATTGCAAGACAATTATTCCAAACACTTGTACTCGTTTTTTCCATTCTAAAATTCTTAATAAGTTGATTTCCAATAAGCGACCAAAAAAATGTTGATAACTTTCTCTTAAGACGAAGATGACAAAAAAAAATCAGCTAAAAAACTAAAATTTAAAATTAATTTAAATTCATTAGTAACCAAATAGTTATATTAAAAAATTCACTTTTTTTAACAAAAAAAATAGCTTAATTTTTTTTTATTAACATTCCAAATTTTTTATTACTTTTTTCTTTTTTTTATAGTTTATGGTCTATTTTTAACACTATAATTCCTGCGCATCACTGACTACTAAAGCCACAACTGAATCCAGTTAATCCATAGAAATGTTACCATTGATGTAACGACGTTTATAATAAGGAATCTTCCTAAAGTTAAGCAAAAAAAAAGAGGAATCATCATATGATGGTTCCTCTTTTTTTTGTTTTATGATGATAAGAATCTAGCTGACCATAGCATCCGTTTTAATAGCTTTTGCAAGCTTTCTACATTCTGTAGCAATGGCTTGGGCATCATAGTACGCGATACTCCATTGATCCTGCTGTTCGGCATGTTCTATGATCGTATCGGGGATACCTAATCGCACAACTTTACTGTTATAGTGGTGATCTGCCATAAATTCTAGAACAGCAGAACCGATACCGCCTTGTAGACAACCATCTTCTACTGTTATAATATGTTCAAATTTCTGAAATACTTTATGTAACAGCTCTTCGTCCAATGGCTTAGCAAATCTTAAATCGTAATGCGCAGGATGGATTCCTTCTTCGGATAGTTGCAAAATTGCTTTACTTGCTTCGTTCCCTATTGCTCCAAATGTTAAAATTGCAACGGA is a window encoding:
- the dnaN gene encoding DNA polymerase III subunit beta; translation: MRFIVSTSILLKQLQAINGASSSSTVLPILENFLFEIKDNTLTISATDLQTSMVTSLQIEAKEEGKVAMPSKILIETLKTLPDQPVAFFVDNNTLAIEISAGDGKYKLSGENPEDFPKIPVIDNAHTVNMPAPILAEAISKTIFAVSNDELRPAMSGVLVQLGDKAITFVSTDAHKLVRYRRSDIGVEKPASLILPKKALSLLKSSLPSEDINVSIEYNSTNAFFSFGNINLICRLIDERYPDYEAVIPQVNPNKLTVDRLLFLNTLRRVVIFANKTTHQVRLKISGSELNISAEDLDFSNEAHERLGCQFEGEDMEIGFNAKFLVEMLNNLASEEVVIEMSTANRAGLLIPAVAEENEDILMLVMPVMLNNIG
- a CDS encoding CAP domain-containing protein, with amino-acid sequence MKNLLFIFLSFVFTCSSAQVRVEKKQAKAAFELLNDIRLHPERYKKKLGLFNLDKVTRKPLNWNKKLAAVAEDRAEDMAKRNYFDHVNPDGIGPNHYIQKSGYELNASWLKNKKANNFESIAWNWPTASEGIKGLIIGKEAPGYHHRKHLLGMDQWNASLYDIGIGYVTVGKKGNQKSYLCVIIAKHDW
- a CDS encoding DedA family protein; its protein translation is MEVITHIIDFILHIDKHLLEIVNDYKTWTYLILFLIIFVETGVVVMPFLPGDSLLFASGMLAAQPNELNVWLMIVILLVAAISGDSLNYSIGKRFGMQMTKFKLFGKQVIKDEQIQKTHAFYEKYGSKTIVIARFVPIVRTLAPFVGGIGRMHYGTFITYNVIGAVLWVVGITLAGYFLGNIPIIRDNFSKVVLLIILLSILPIVFEVVKEKFKKKKEA
- a CDS encoding ATP-binding protein, which gives rise to MQFKEIIGHDLVKAHLISTVRDNRVSHAQLFLGPEGSGSLPLALAYAQLINCENKLEDDSCGQCASCRKYSKLIHPDLHFSYPFIAKHKDDHAATFMDNWRKAFFNNPYLGLENWRQQLDAENKQVNINIAEAHEIIKKLSLKSFEAEYKVLIMWLPEYLEKEGNALLKLIEEPPEKTLFLLVAENQEKILNTIISRTQLVKINKLSHQAITSYLIESKHLEESEAREIAFIADGNVQEAINMIDLHTNNHFDLLVRWLRLVVQDSGLNIISICEDELAKLGRENQKTFLMYAINIMRQIVLIKQDLSSLVFLPSHELDFVNKFATHYTLEQIEETINLFETTHYSVERNANPKILFLDLSLQLVLMFKYKTFPKGTQYI
- a CDS encoding gliding motility lipoprotein GldH gives rise to the protein MKTYTFLMSCILLSLFVSCDSSTIIDENVSIPKRAWDHTNRPTFKVHITDISKKYDVLLNVRHTANYPYANLFILVYEKGPRTKEYIFRKELKLAQLDGKWTGKSAGSLYTQQSLIHQDYVFPDTGVYHFSFEQNMRDNPLLEISDVGLNITGN
- the lpxK gene encoding tetraacyldisaccharide 4'-kinase, giving the protein MKVFRLLLFPFSILYGLVIWIRNRLFDLQILKSKSYPITTIVVGNLAVGGTGKSPMTEFIVKLLQNKRQIATLSRGYGRKTKGFKYVEVSSMADEVGDEPLQFKNKFPDLTVAVCEDRCHGVETLMDKHDVIVLDDAFQHRRLRPKFSILLFEFTSCLHPMFVLPMGNFRDLPGESSRANLIVVTKTPSNATPDQKERIKKTLSKKSGTTSVFFTSIVYGNAIPITKQSIQISSNTAVLLITGIANPLPLIKYLKPLVKDVEQLSYSDHYAFKLSDILIFKQRFEEMANDNKIIITTEKDAQRLRNPEFLNVLRDLPIAYIPIEIAFEDEHKQLSFEKNILSICDISVNES
- a CDS encoding DedA family protein, which produces MEIMTNIVDFILHIDRHLVQIVHEYEGWTYLLLFLIVFAETGLVVAPFLPGDSVLFALGAIIAIPESGLSLLLFWFVLVSAAVLGDFVNYEIGKYLGQRVFRTGSNIFKPQYLDRTQSFYLKHGSKTIIYARFVPIVRTFAPFVAGISKMPYRQFGTYNMLGGFLWVTLFLFAGYFFGQLSFFKNHFSIVVLVIIFISLFPMLIQVLNTKKSRKA
- a CDS encoding stage 0 sporulation family protein — encoded protein: MGCGSCSSGGGCGSTTTVGGTPAGCQNNGSCMTSGCNKLDVYDWLSDMDMPSNYKPFDIVEVRFKGSRKDFFINSDNLYLEIGEMVAVEPTTGGYDIGHVSLTGELVRLQLKKNNVSLESVTKKIYRKPTELDVEKFNIAKDLEWETMHKARNLALELGLSMKISDVDYQGDKTKATFYYTAEGRVDFRELIKRMAESFRIRIEMRQIGMRQEASRLGGIGSCGRELCCSTWLTDFKTVSTSAARYQNLSLNTLKLAGQCGKLKCCLNYELDSYMDALKDIPNNIDRIETTKGNAYLQKTDIFKKMMWFSYPGAESWIALPVDHVKELIEKNKQGIKVEELVTTIEVEIKEEKIINYDYENVVGQDSLTRLDEKNKRKRNNKSKAKPNNRARGSSDQTVKAAVVKTEKPQQKQDKAPKVVATDKNTSATQSKEGATNRPKRRFNKNRNNRNKGNNSAPSAE
- the dnaA gene encoding chromosomal replication initiator protein DnaA, whose product is MEKTSTSVWNNCLAIIKDNIPAQSFKTWFEPVKAVRLEGDVLTIQVPSLFFYEWLEEHYVGILRKTVKKFLGEQGRLEYNIVVEKSSASIPYTTNIPSNGNGAEGKKQSIPVPVSLNKDIKNPFVIPGLKKLQVDPQLNQNYTFDNFIEGECNRLARSAGFAVANKPGGTSFNPLMIYGAVGLGKTHLAQAIGNEIKRNLPDKLVIYVSCEKFCQQFVDSLKNNTINDFVNFYQAMDVIIMDDVHNFAGKEKTQDIFFHIFNHLHQSGKQVILTSDKAPKDLAGLEERLLSRFKWGLSADIQIPDLETRMAILKKKMYSDGIELPENVVEYVANQIDNSVRELEGAMVSLLAQSTLNKKEIDLNLAKSMLKNFVKNTHKEISMEFIQKLVCEYFEVPVEMVKSKVRKREIVQARQISMYLAKNHTKSSLKTIGSFFGGRDHSTVIYACQTVEDLIETDKKFKTYVNDIMKKLKA